One genomic region from Heterodontus francisci isolate sHetFra1 chromosome 39, sHetFra1.hap1, whole genome shotgun sequence encodes:
- the gapdhs gene encoding glyceraldehyde-3-phosphate dehydrogenase 2: MGELKVGINGFGRIGRLVLRACLEKGIRVVAINDPFIDLNYMAYMFKYDSTHGRYRGEVKAEDGKLTVDGSAISVFQCMKPAEIPWGESGALYIVESTGVFLSVEKASLHLQGGALRVVVTAPSPDAPMFVMGVNESKYDPSSMSIVSNASCTTNCLAPLAKVIEDNFGIVEGLMTTVHAYTATQKTVDGPSAKAWRDGRGAHQNIIPASTGAAKAVGKVIPELNGKLTGMAFRVPVADVSVVDLTCRLVKPASYSEIKEAVKQASEGPLKGILGYTDHQVVSSDFVGDTHSSIFDAGAGISLNDNFVKLISWYDNEFAYSNRVADLMNYMFSKEN, encoded by the exons ATGGGAGAATTaaaagttgggattaatgg CTTTGGCCGTATTGGCCGATTGGTCCTCCGAGCCTGCCTTGAGAAGGGAATTCGTGTTGTCGCCATCAATGACCCTTTCATTGACCTGAACTACATG GCTTACATGTTCAAGTACGATTCAACCCACGGCCGTTACCGGGGAGAAGTGAAAGCTGAGGACGGGAAACTGACGGTGGATGGGAGCGCTATCTCGGTGTTCCAGTG CATGAAGCCAGCAGAGATTCCCTGGGGTGAGTCCGGCGCCCTCTACATCGTGGAGTCGACTGGCGTGTTCCTGAGTGTGGAGAAGGCTTCG CTGCATTTACAGGGTGGAGCATTGCGCGTGGTGGTGACGGCCCCGTCTCCAGATGCCCCCATGTTTGTCATGGGGGTGAACGAAAGCAAGTATGACCCTTCCAGCATGAGTATCGTAAG CAATGCATCCTGCACTACAAACTGCCTGGCCCCGCTTGCAAAGGTCATTGAGGATAACTTTGGCATTGTCGAGGGTTTGATG ACGACGGTTCACGCCTACACCGCGACCCAGAAAACTGTGGACGGCCCATCGGCTAAGGCATGGCGCGATGGAAGAGGGGCCCACCAGAACATCATCCCTGCCTCAACTGGAGCTGCAAAAGCTGTGGGGAAGGTCATCCCCGAACTCAACGG GAAGCTGACTGGGATGGCGTTCCGTGTTCCCGTGGCTGATGTCTCCGTAGTGGACCTGACCTGTCGTCTGGTCAAACCTGCCTCGTATTCCGAGATCAAGGAGGCAGTGAAGCAGGCATCAGAGGGGCCGCTGAAGGGAATCCTGGGATACACGGACCATCAG GTTGTGTCCTCTGACTTTGTGGGAGATACTCACTCCTCCATCTTCGATGCTGGTGCAGGGATATCACTGAACGACAATTTTGTAAAGCTGATCTCCTG GTATGATAATGAGTTTGCCTACAGCAATCGTGTAGCTGACCTCATGAACTACATGTTCAGCAAGGAGAATTGA